One part of the Streptococcus sp. oral taxon 431 genome encodes these proteins:
- a CDS encoding SPFH domain-containing protein has product MVLKVILVLIILMLIVGAILMSSIYVVRQQSVAIIERFGKYQKLSNSGIHLRAPFGIDKIAARVQLRLLQSEIVVETKTQDNVFVTMNVATQYRVNEQNVTDAYYKLMRPEAQIKSYIEDALRSSVPKLTLDELFEKKDEIALEVQKQVAEEMSTYGYIIVKTLITKVEPDAEVKQSMNEINAAQRKRVAAQELAEADKIKIVTAAEAEAEKDRLHGVGIAEQRKAIVDGLADSIKELKGANVELTEEQIMSILLTNQYLDTLNNFAEKQGNNTIFLPANPNGVEDIRTHILSALKAK; this is encoded by the coding sequence GTTATACTTGTTCTAATTATTCTAATGCTTATTGTGGGAGCTATATTAATGAGCTCAATCTATGTTGTTCGACAACAATCAGTAGCTATCATTGAACGATTTGGTAAGTATCAAAAATTGAGCAATAGTGGTATTCACCTAAGAGCACCATTTGGAATTGATAAAATTGCAGCTCGTGTACAACTGCGTCTCTTGCAAAGTGAAATCGTTGTGGAAACCAAGACTCAAGATAACGTATTTGTGACGATGAATGTTGCGACACAGTACCGAGTAAATGAACAAAATGTTACAGATGCTTACTATAAACTAATGAGACCTGAGGCTCAAATCAAATCTTATATTGAAGACGCATTGCGCTCATCAGTTCCTAAGTTAACTTTGGATGAATTGTTTGAGAAAAAGGATGAAATTGCATTAGAAGTTCAAAAACAAGTAGCGGAAGAAATGTCAACGTATGGGTACATTATCGTCAAAACGCTCATTACCAAAGTAGAGCCGGATGCGGAAGTCAAGCAATCGATGAATGAAATCAATGCTGCTCAACGTAAGAGAGTAGCAGCACAAGAATTGGCCGAAGCAGATAAAATTAAGATCGTAACAGCGGCCGAAGCAGAGGCAGAAAAGGATCGCTTACATGGTGTGGGGATCGCAGAGCAACGAAAAGCAATTGTTGATGGACTTGCTGATTCTATTAAAGAGTTAAAAGGAGCCAATGTTGAATTAACTGAAGAGCAAATCATGTCAATCTTGTTAACTAACCAGTATTTAGATACATTGAATAATTTTGCAGAAAAACAAGGTAATAATACAATTTTCTTACCAGCAAATCCTAACGGAGTTGAAGATATACGAACCCATATATTATCGGCTTTGAAAGCTAAGTAA
- a CDS encoding capsule biosynthesis transcriptional regulator translates to MAKTNFEKVESVVSWVRDKKITGYRISKETNAREMSIIALAQGRAKVKNISFETALGLIDFYEKNHEKFED, encoded by the coding sequence ATGGCTAAGACTAACTTTGAAAAAGTAGAATCAGTTGTTAGCTGGGTTCGTGATAAGAAGATCACTGGTTATCGTATTTCTAAAGAAACGAATGCACGTGAAATGTCTATCATTGCTCTAGCTCAAGGACGTGCAAAAGTTAAAAATATTTCCTTTGAAACAGCCCTTGGATTAATTGATTTCTATGAAAAAAATCATGAAAAATTTGAAGATTAA
- a CDS encoding amino acid ABC transporter ATP-binding protein yields MSQPILEIKHLKKSYGQNEVLKDISLTIHKGEVISIIGSSGSGKSTFLRSINLLETPTEGEILYHGENVLEKGYNLTHYREKLGMVFQSFNLFENLNVLENTIVAQTTVLKRERSEAEKIAKENLEKVGMGERYWQAKPKQLSGGQKQRVAIARALSMNPDAILFDEPTSALDPEMVGEVLKIMQELAQEGLTMIVVTHEMEFARDVSHRVIFMDKGVIAEEGKPEDLFTNPKEKRTREFLQRYLG; encoded by the coding sequence AATCCTTGAAATCAAACACCTCAAAAAATCCTACGGGCAAAACGAGGTCCTAAAAGACATCTCTTTAACTATTCATAAAGGAGAAGTGATTTCTATCATCGGTAGTTCCGGTAGTGGTAAATCAACTTTCCTACGTTCTATCAACCTTCTCGAAACACCAACTGAAGGTGAAATCCTTTATCACGGTGAAAACGTACTTGAAAAAGGGTATAACCTCACTCACTATCGTGAAAAACTAGGCATGGTTTTCCAATCCTTTAACCTCTTTGAAAATCTCAACGTTCTTGAAAATACGATTGTTGCACAGACTACTGTCCTCAAACGTGAACGATCAGAAGCAGAGAAAATTGCTAAAGAAAACCTTGAAAAGGTTGGAATGGGAGAGCGCTACTGGCAAGCTAAACCAAAACAACTTTCTGGTGGTCAAAAGCAACGTGTAGCCATTGCTCGCGCGCTTTCTATGAATCCTGATGCCATTCTCTTTGACGAGCCTACTTCAGCCCTTGACCCTGAAATGGTCGGTGAAGTTCTAAAAATCATGCAAGAACTAGCTCAAGAAGGCTTGACAATGATCGTTGTAACCCACGAAATGGAATTTGCTCGTGACGTATCACACCGTGTCATCTTTATGGACAAAGGTGTGATTGCAGAAGAAGGCAAACCTGAAGATTTATTTACAAATCCTAAAGAGAAACGTACAAGAGAATTTTTACAACGCTATTTAGGATAA